A genomic region of Leptotrichia hofstadii contains the following coding sequences:
- the sfsA gene encoding DNA/RNA nuclease SfsA, with protein MKKNKILYTINYDKIVNFKERVTRFTVRFEFKSNCKNEDYSGEDFAHLHDTGRLTELLIDGAELLIKKANNENRKTRWDVIAVKVHGEIILINTAFHRYITESIFNNAQISPFGKLLYIKPEIKHNNSKLDFYLETEKDKIYVEVKGCTLVNGKTAQFPGSPSVRALKHLKKLIELKKEGFRTAVFILIFRKSEIFAPEHIIDREFSEAFYEAIKNGVEIYPMLLEYRKDGKVCFVKNIEVAKRIF; from the coding sequence ATGAAAAAAAATAAAATTCTTTATACAATAAATTACGATAAAATCGTAAATTTCAAAGAAAGGGTTACTCGATTTACAGTTAGATTTGAATTTAAAAGCAACTGTAAAAATGAAGATTATTCTGGAGAAGATTTTGCTCATTTGCATGATACAGGCAGGCTAACAGAATTATTGATTGACGGGGCTGAACTGCTTATAAAAAAGGCTAATAATGAGAACCGAAAAACTAGATGGGATGTAATCGCAGTAAAGGTTCATGGAGAAATTATACTTATTAATACAGCTTTTCATCGCTACATTACAGAATCTATATTTAACAATGCACAAATTTCCCCATTTGGAAAGCTTTTGTATATAAAGCCTGAAATTAAGCATAATAATAGTAAACTTGATTTTTACCTGGAAACTGAAAAAGATAAAATTTATGTCGAAGTGAAAGGCTGTACTTTGGTAAATGGAAAAACTGCTCAATTTCCTGGCTCCCCTTCCGTGCGTGCCTTAAAACATCTGAAGAAGCTCATAGAACTTAAAAAAGAGGGATTTAGGACGGCTGTCTTTATTTTGATTTTTAGAAAATCAGAAATTTTTGCACCTGAACATATTATCGACAGGGAATTTTCAGAAGCTTTTTACGAAGCGATAAAAAATGGAGTGGAAATTTATCCAATGCTTTTGGAGTACAGGAAAGATGGAAAAGTGTGTTTTGTGAAAAATATAGAAGTGGCTAAAAGAATATTTTAG
- a CDS encoding undecaprenyl-diphosphate phosphatase, translating to MFADIIKVFILSLVEGLTEFIPVSSTGHMIIVDQFLQLSQNEEFANAFKIIIQLGAILSVVVYYWKRIFPFAKGLSKSQRADIIQMWIKIVIAVLPAVVLGLLFDDIIDKVLFNSVVVAVMLVIYGVILIWLESRKKKEGGITSITQMSVKTAIGVGLFQCLAMIPGTSRSAATIIGGVLLGLNRVLATEFSFFLAIPTMLGATLLKLVKLGTALSGYEWFLIALGFVLSFVFAYAVIKVFMNYIKKHDFKIFGYYRIVLGIVVLLLYFMGAIK from the coding sequence ATGTTTGCAGATATTATTAAAGTATTTATTTTAAGCCTTGTGGAAGGGCTTACAGAATTTATACCTGTCAGCAGTACAGGGCATATGATTATTGTAGATCAGTTTTTGCAACTTTCACAAAATGAGGAGTTTGCCAACGCATTCAAGATAATTATACAGTTAGGGGCGATTTTATCGGTAGTTGTGTATTATTGGAAAAGAATTTTTCCATTTGCAAAAGGGCTTAGCAAGAGTCAAAGAGCAGATATTATTCAAATGTGGATAAAAATAGTAATTGCAGTGCTTCCTGCAGTTGTGCTGGGACTTCTTTTTGATGATATTATTGACAAAGTACTGTTTAATTCGGTAGTTGTGGCAGTAATGTTGGTTATTTATGGAGTTATACTTATTTGGCTTGAATCTAGGAAGAAAAAGGAAGGCGGAATTACTTCAATTACTCAGATGTCAGTAAAAACTGCGATTGGAGTAGGGCTGTTTCAGTGTCTTGCGATGATTCCTGGAACTTCGAGATCGGCTGCTACAATTATTGGTGGAGTTTTGCTTGGATTAAATAGAGTTTTAGCAACGGAATTTTCATTTTTTCTTGCGATTCCGACAATGCTTGGGGCGACACTTTTAAAACTAGTGAAACTTGGTACAGCTTTAAGTGGATATGAATGGTTTTTAATTGCATTAGGTTTTGTGCTGTCATTTGTATTTGCATATGCTGTGATAAAAGTATTTATGAATTACATTAAAAAGCATGATTTCAAGATATTTGGATATTATCGGATTGTTCTTGGGATAGTTGTGCTGTTATTATACTTTATGGGAGCTATAAAATAG
- a CDS encoding coproporphyrinogen III oxidase encodes MIRANIEINQNKLEEFIRVLLPEHYDILSENSENDVEISVNFRKNQNVENFDNNCGKLKDSESDNTERITVNTVLIDNKNRKILKEVTFSHKKVNEEYFDQAEVMAKSSLMKLFDKKNEYKWGILIGVRPTKIVGRFLKMGLSYNEINEILEKIYLVSNEKRNLLLDIVKRQEPYLDKETIGIYIGIAFCPTKCSYCSFPAYLLRGKYAERYDEYIESIYHEIREIGQLTQELDLKINTIYIGGGTPSILTAEEIDKLLETVKENYNLNYLKEFTFEAGRIDTLDEEKLAIIKNYGINKISINPQSFNEKTLKLVNRYHDREQFDNVYKLAKNYGLEINMDLILGLPRETTEDILYTMEEISKYDMENLTIHNLAIKNASRLNKENYIHEDILDYEKIYEKIENVTKNKELFPYYMYRQKNSFQWGENLGYSLNGSESIYNIEMIEENKTIIGIGAGAITKLIWFDEEKNRDNIKRLVNPKDPLVWMNELEDRLEQKKSEIKTLFSK; translated from the coding sequence ATGATAAGAGCGAATATTGAGATTAATCAGAATAAACTTGAGGAATTTATACGTGTGCTTTTACCTGAGCATTATGATATTCTTTCGGAAAATAGTGAAAATGATGTGGAAATTAGTGTTAATTTTAGAAAAAATCAAAATGTGGAAAACTTTGACAATAATTGTGGAAAACTAAAAGATTCAGAAAGTGATAACACAGAAAGAATTACTGTAAATACAGTATTAATTGATAATAAAAATAGAAAAATTTTAAAAGAAGTAACATTTTCACATAAGAAAGTCAATGAAGAATATTTTGATCAGGCAGAAGTTATGGCAAAAAGTTCCTTGATGAAACTTTTTGATAAAAAAAATGAATATAAATGGGGTATTTTAATAGGAGTACGTCCTACAAAGATTGTAGGGCGTTTTTTAAAGATGGGGTTATCTTATAATGAAATTAACGAAATATTGGAAAAAATATATCTTGTAAGCAATGAAAAAAGAAATCTTCTGCTAGACATTGTAAAACGTCAAGAGCCATATCTGGACAAAGAAACAATCGGAATTTATATCGGAATTGCCTTTTGCCCTACAAAATGCTCATACTGTTCATTCCCAGCCTATCTGCTACGTGGGAAATATGCAGAGCGATATGATGAATACATAGAGTCAATTTACCACGAAATCCGTGAAATCGGACAATTAACGCAGGAACTTGATTTAAAAATCAACACAATTTATATTGGTGGAGGAACACCTTCAATCTTAACGGCAGAAGAAATTGACAAATTGCTAGAAACTGTAAAAGAAAACTATAATTTGAATTATTTAAAGGAATTTACATTTGAAGCAGGAAGAATTGATACGCTGGATGAAGAAAAATTAGCTATTATCAAAAACTATGGAATAAATAAAATTAGTATAAATCCGCAGTCTTTTAATGAAAAAACTTTAAAACTTGTAAATCGTTATCACGACAGGGAACAGTTTGATAATGTTTACAAACTTGCTAAAAATTATGGATTGGAAATAAATATGGACTTGATTTTAGGCTTGCCACGTGAAACTACAGAAGATATTTTGTATACAATGGAAGAAATTTCCAAATACGATATGGAAAATCTGACAATTCATAATCTAGCAATAAAAAATGCAAGTCGTCTTAACAAAGAAAATTATATTCATGAAGACATATTAGATTATGAAAAAATTTACGAAAAAATCGAAAATGTAACTAAAAATAAAGAGCTTTTTCCATATTATATGTATCGCCAGAAAAATAGCTTTCAATGGGGAGAAAATCTAGGATATTCACTAAATGGAAGCGAGTCGATTTATAATATAGAAATGATTGAGGAAAATAAGACAATTATTGGAATTGGAGCTGGAGCTATTACGAAACTTATCTGGTTTGATGAAGAAAAAAATCGAGATAATATAAAAAGGCTCGTAAATCCTAAAGATCCGCTGGTGTGGATGAATGAGCTGGAAGATCGGCTGGAACAGAAAAAATCTGAAATTAAGACATTGTTTAGCAAATAA
- a CDS encoding type B 50S ribosomal protein L31 — protein MKKDLHPSYGFIVFEDTSNGEKFLGKSTKTSKETTTFEGQEYPVIKVATSSTSHPFYTGKSKFVDETGRVDKFKKKYNL, from the coding sequence ATGAAGAAAGATTTACATCCATCATACGGATTCATAGTGTTTGAAGATACAAGCAACGGAGAAAAATTCTTAGGAAAATCTACAAAAACTTCTAAAGAAACAACAACTTTTGAAGGACAGGAATATCCAGTAATAAAAGTTGCAACAAGTTCAACTTCTCATCCATTCTACACTGGAAAATCTAAATTTGTTGATGAAACTGGAAGAGTTGATAAATTTAAGAAAAAATACAACTTATAA
- the nrdG gene encoding anaerobic ribonucleoside-triphosphate reductase activating protein, whose product MGKVKVKASEKNLKNDFTLRLLMTYKETIVDGVGLRYSLYFAGCSHACPGCHNEYSWNPKHGNLLTYEKLEEIAKEINENTLLDGITISGGDPLFNPVDMLKVLKFLKEKTKKNIWLYTGYTLEQVLEDELRRKCLEHVDVLVDGRFVKELYDPNLKFRGSSNQRIIKKEDFFIK is encoded by the coding sequence GTGGGCAAAGTCAAAGTTAAGGCATCAGAAAAAAATTTGAAAAATGATTTTACATTAAGACTCTTAATGACTTATAAAGAGACGATTGTTGACGGTGTTGGACTTCGTTATTCACTTTATTTTGCTGGCTGTTCCCACGCCTGTCCTGGTTGCCACAACGAATATTCGTGGAATCCAAAGCACGGGAATCTCCTAACTTATGAAAAATTAGAAGAAATTGCCAAAGAAATAAATGAAAATACATTACTTGATGGCATCACAATAAGTGGAGGAGATCCACTTTTTAATCCAGTGGATATGTTAAAAGTGCTGAAATTTTTGAAGGAAAAAACGAAAAAAAATATTTGGCTTTATACTGGCTATACGCTGGAGCAAGTGCTAGAAGACGAACTTCGGAGAAAATGTCTTGAGCATGTCGATGTTTTGGTGGATGGGCGATTTGTGAAAGAACTGTATGATCCTAATTTAAAGTTTAGAGGAAGCAGTAATCAGAGAATCATAAAAAAAGAAGATTTTTTTATAAAATGA
- a CDS encoding anaerobic ribonucleoside triphosphate reductase, whose amino-acid sequence MQPQLTENLKNIIAGIVNVESNDTCNENANMSSMTPAGQMMKFASEVSKIYALENLVSPKFKEAHEKGFIHIHDLDFYSSKTTTCLQYDLADMFEKGFYTKHGYIREAQSISTYATLATIIFQTNQNEQHGGQAIPAFDFYMAKGVLKSFRRHLKRRILSFAEIRNGVEITKEFENNAKEFLLKNISSIKCNENEIKLLEEYFEINKNDLIKLLVEAYEDTKNETYQAMEGFLHNLNTMHSRGGNQVVFSSINYGTDTSEEGRMVIRELLKATSSGLGKNETPIFPIQIFKVKEGLNYTENDYNLAQSDFDVALESVKNQKISYENELEDKKIKFEAPNFDLLLLSCETSSRRLFPNFVFLDSEFNKHEKWRIDDPEKYKYEIATMGCRTRVFENINGEKSSLGRGNLSFTSINFPRVAILTRKNVENEIAEMEKAKKFANEEEKNNKKIELLTKEFQKRVLELTYLAGEQLYERYNFQKTALAKQFPFMRSNNLWKGLGLKDGNEEVAEAINSGSLSIGFVGGANAMYALFDAEHGTSEIAYKVLYNTIEKMGTVADEFRDKYNLNYSILATPAESLAGRFLRIDKNDFGVIKNVTDRDYYVNSFHIDVKKEISLFDKIRKEAPFHKLTKGGHITYVELDGEARKNMGVMLKIVKVMKDTGIGYGSINHPVDRCRDCGTEAIIYDECPICKSHNISRIRRITGYLTGDLDSWNSAKQAEEHDRVKHGVR is encoded by the coding sequence ATGCAACCACAATTGACAGAAAATTTGAAAAATATAATAGCAGGGATAGTGAATGTTGAGAGCAATGACACATGTAATGAGAATGCCAATATGTCTTCAATGACTCCAGCTGGACAAATGATGAAGTTTGCAAGTGAAGTGTCAAAGATCTATGCTTTGGAAAATTTGGTATCTCCAAAATTCAAGGAAGCTCATGAAAAAGGCTTTATTCATATTCACGATTTGGATTTTTATTCCAGTAAGACTACGACTTGTTTGCAGTATGACTTGGCAGATATGTTTGAAAAGGGGTTTTATACTAAGCATGGATATATTCGGGAAGCACAGAGCATTTCTACTTATGCCACTCTTGCTACAATTATTTTTCAGACAAACCAGAACGAGCAGCATGGCGGACAGGCAATACCCGCATTTGATTTTTACATGGCAAAAGGTGTGTTAAAATCATTTAGACGACACTTAAAAAGAAGAATCTTGAGTTTTGCTGAAATTAGAAATGGAGTAGAAATTACAAAAGAATTTGAAAATAATGCAAAAGAATTTCTGCTAAAAAATATTTCATCAATTAAATGTAATGAAAATGAAATAAAATTGCTTGAAGAATATTTTGAAATAAATAAAAATGATTTGATAAAATTACTGGTGGAAGCGTATGAAGATACTAAAAATGAAACTTATCAGGCAATGGAAGGATTTTTACACAATCTAAATACAATGCACTCACGTGGAGGGAATCAAGTCGTATTTTCTTCTATAAATTATGGAACAGACACTTCAGAAGAAGGGCGAATGGTAATTCGTGAACTGTTAAAGGCGACATCTAGCGGGCTTGGAAAAAATGAAACTCCAATTTTCCCAATACAGATTTTTAAAGTGAAGGAAGGACTTAATTACACTGAAAATGATTATAATTTAGCTCAAAGTGATTTTGATGTGGCACTGGAAAGTGTAAAAAATCAAAAAATTTCTTATGAAAATGAACTGGAAGATAAAAAAATAAAGTTTGAAGCGCCAAATTTTGATTTATTGCTGTTGTCCTGTGAAACTTCCAGCAGAAGACTGTTTCCGAACTTTGTATTTCTAGATTCAGAATTTAATAAACATGAAAAATGGAGAATAGACGATCCTGAAAAATATAAATATGAAATTGCAACAATGGGTTGCCGTACACGTGTCTTTGAAAACATAAATGGTGAAAAGAGCAGTCTTGGACGTGGAAATTTATCATTTACGAGCATAAATTTTCCTAGAGTTGCCATTTTAACAAGAAAAAATGTAGAAAATGAAATTGCGGAAATGGAAAAAGCTAAAAAATTTGCAAATGAGGAAGAAAAAAATAATAAAAAAATAGAATTACTGACAAAGGAATTCCAAAAAAGAGTATTGGAACTGACTTATCTTGCAGGAGAACAGCTTTACGAGCGTTATAATTTCCAAAAAACAGCTTTGGCAAAACAATTTCCATTTATGAGAAGCAACAATCTGTGGAAGGGACTTGGTCTAAAAGACGGGAACGAGGAAGTGGCAGAAGCGATAAACTCAGGTTCACTTTCGATAGGATTTGTAGGTGGAGCAAACGCAATGTATGCTTTATTTGATGCAGAACACGGAACAAGCGAAATTGCCTATAAAGTGCTTTACAACACGATTGAAAAAATGGGAACAGTTGCAGATGAGTTTAGGGACAAGTATAATTTGAACTATTCGATTTTAGCAACTCCAGCAGAAAGTCTGGCGGGAAGATTTTTACGTATTGATAAAAATGATTTTGGAGTAATCAAAAATGTCACGGACAGGGATTATTACGTAAATTCATTCCATATTGACGTAAAAAAAGAAATCAGTCTTTTTGATAAAATAAGGAAAGAGGCACCGTTTCATAAATTAACAAAAGGTGGGCATATTACTTATGTGGAACTGGACGGGGAAGCTCGTAAAAATATGGGTGTTATGCTAAAAATTGTAAAAGTAATGAAAGATACAGGAATTGGCTACGGATCGATAAACCACCCTGTTGACAGATGTAGAGATTGCGGAACCGAAGCGATAATTTATGATGAATGTCCAATTTGCAAAAGCCATAATATTTCCAGAATCAGAAGAATAACAGGGTATCTCACAGGAGATTTAGATAGCTGGAACAGTGCAAAGCAAGCTGAAGAGCACGACAGGGTAAAACACGGAGTAAGATAG
- a CDS encoding biotin transporter BioY, with protein sequence MKQNALINSIVKIETKEKEILRNILLVFGGTVFLSILAQILIPLKPVPITLGSFAVTLIGLLYGRKLATATILSYVAAGTVGIPVFANFKTGVLFSPSGGYVFGYIVAAIFLGYLADKGFTKSYAKTILALIIANVIIYALGILQLSLFVPNKDVFKLGVYPFLIGDTLKMLVVASLVPTLWKFVPKNDKQ encoded by the coding sequence ATGAAACAGAATGCACTAATTAACAGCATTGTTAAAATTGAAACAAAAGAAAAGGAAATTTTGAGAAATATTCTTTTAGTATTTGGTGGAACTGTGTTTTTATCTATACTGGCACAAATCTTAATTCCATTAAAACCTGTACCAATTACTCTTGGATCATTTGCAGTTACATTAATAGGACTGTTATACGGTAGAAAATTAGCAACAGCAACTATTCTTTCATATGTAGCAGCTGGTACAGTGGGGATTCCTGTTTTTGCCAACTTTAAAACAGGTGTACTATTTTCACCAAGTGGCGGATATGTTTTCGGATATATTGTTGCTGCAATATTTCTAGGATATTTGGCTGACAAGGGGTTTACAAAATCTTATGCAAAAACAATTTTAGCATTAATAATTGCCAATGTAATTATTTATGCATTAGGAATATTGCAATTATCGTTATTTGTACCTAACAAAGACGTATTTAAATTAGGGGTTTATCCTTTCTTAATAGGAGATACTCTAAAAATGTTGGTAGTTGCCTCTTTAGTTCCAACATTATGGAAATTTGTTCCTAAAAATGATAAACAATAA
- a CDS encoding metal-dependent transcriptional regulator produces MSRSIEDYLKGIYTLKKKKEYSNKKLAEYLNISPASVSEMIKKLVNDDYLTIDKKTVKLTEKGNKFALDIIRKHRVWEVFLFERLGYDKEEVHKEAEILEHVTSNKLLQKLEKFLFYPKECPHGSPIFYDVKNFNEENIIKLSEAEEDDEVVILSVEDNIELYDYLRDLNINLKEEYIVDKKDPFDGPIYLKSKADHEKAVAFNAATMIKVYKKNEDTEEIDYE; encoded by the coding sequence ATGAGCAGAAGTATAGAAGATTATTTAAAAGGAATATACACTTTGAAAAAAAAGAAGGAATATTCTAATAAAAAACTTGCAGAATATTTAAATATATCTCCAGCTTCAGTCAGCGAAATGATAAAAAAGCTGGTAAATGATGATTATTTAACTATTGACAAAAAAACAGTAAAACTTACTGAAAAGGGGAATAAATTTGCACTTGATATTATACGTAAACATAGGGTTTGGGAAGTTTTTTTATTTGAAAGGCTAGGATATGATAAAGAGGAAGTACATAAGGAAGCAGAAATTTTGGAGCATGTAACAAGCAATAAGTTACTTCAAAAACTGGAAAAATTCTTATTTTACCCTAAAGAATGTCCACATGGCAGTCCAATTTTCTATGATGTAAAAAACTTCAATGAAGAAAATATTATAAAATTGTCTGAAGCTGAGGAAGATGACGAAGTTGTTATATTAAGTGTCGAAGATAATATCGAATTATATGATTATCTACGAGATTTGAATATAAATTTAAAGGAAGAATATATTGTCGACAAAAAGGATCCGTTTGATGGGCCAATATATTTAAAAAGTAAAGCAGATCATGAAAAAGCAGTAGCTTTTAATGCAGCAACTATGATTAAAGTTTACAAAAAAAATGAAGACACGGAGGAAATAGATTATGAGTAA
- a CDS encoding metal ABC transporter solute-binding protein, Zn/Mn family, giving the protein MSKNNILRKLNLVIAVCVAMMLLISCGKSGASSDKKIKVTTTTTMLTDLVKTIGGDKVEVTGLMGEGVDPHLYSASAGDIEKLGNADIIVYGGLHLEGKMTEIFEKLTSQNKNILNVGEKLDKSKIHLVDQNTPDPHVWFNTELWEKEAEAVEAELSKFDPKNSEYYKENLKKYKAELNELTTYVKTRIKEIPEKSRVLVTAHDAFNYFGEQFGLEVKAIQGVSTDSETGTKNISDLANFIVQRNIKAIFVESSVPKKSIEALQEAVKAKGKEVKIGGELYSDSLGDEAHNSETYIKTVKANADTIVNALK; this is encoded by the coding sequence ATGAGTAAAAATAATATACTTAGAAAATTAAATTTAGTAATTGCAGTATGTGTGGCAATGATGCTACTAATATCTTGTGGGAAAAGTGGGGCTTCGTCAGATAAAAAAATAAAAGTTACCACAACAACGACAATGCTTACTGACCTTGTAAAAACAATTGGTGGAGATAAAGTCGAAGTTACAGGACTTATGGGAGAAGGAGTAGATCCGCATTTATACAGTGCCAGTGCAGGAGATATTGAAAAACTTGGAAATGCTGACATTATAGTCTATGGTGGATTACATTTGGAAGGTAAAATGACAGAAATTTTTGAAAAATTAACTTCTCAAAACAAAAATATATTAAATGTTGGAGAGAAACTGGATAAAAGTAAAATTCATCTAGTTGACCAAAATACTCCTGATCCGCATGTATGGTTCAATACAGAATTATGGGAAAAGGAAGCTGAGGCAGTAGAAGCTGAATTAAGTAAATTTGATCCTAAAAATAGTGAATATTACAAAGAAAACCTAAAAAAATATAAAGCTGAACTAAATGAACTTACAACTTATGTAAAAACAAGAATTAAGGAAATTCCTGAAAAAAGCAGAGTTCTTGTAACAGCTCACGATGCATTTAACTACTTTGGAGAACAATTTGGACTAGAAGTAAAAGCAATACAAGGTGTTTCTACAGATTCTGAAACTGGTACAAAAAATATAAGCGACTTAGCTAATTTCATTGTTCAAAGAAATATAAAAGCAATATTTGTAGAATCTTCTGTTCCGAAAAAAAGTATAGAAGCACTTCAGGAAGCAGTAAAAGCTAAAGGAAAAGAAGTTAAAATAGGTGGAGAATTGTACTCAGACTCATTAGGAGATGAAGCACACAACTCTGAAACTTATATTAAAACAGTTAAAGCAAACGCCGATACCATTGTAAATGCTTTAAAATAA
- a CDS encoding metal ABC transporter ATP-binding protein, which produces MNQNVSDDIIIKVEDLTIAYEDKPVLWDIELGIKKGILMAIVGPNGAGKSTLIKAMLDLIKPITGEVRFYDEKYSKVRDKIAYVPQRGSVDWDFPTTVFDVVEMGRYGKVGWLKKVRKIDKEKTKEAIHKVEMDEFSDRQISQLSGGQQQRVFLARALVQDAEIYFMDEPFQGVDSKTEKSIVNILKKLRNEKKTVIVVHHDLQTVKDYFDYVTFINVSVIASGPVEEIFTPENIEKTYKSKKLTQDNKNYLEIEKED; this is translated from the coding sequence ATGAATCAAAATGTTTCTGATGATATTATTATAAAAGTTGAAGATTTGACGATAGCTTATGAAGATAAACCTGTTTTATGGGATATTGAACTTGGGATAAAAAAAGGCATTCTTATGGCTATTGTTGGACCGAATGGTGCGGGGAAATCGACTTTGATTAAGGCTATGCTTGATTTGATAAAGCCTATTACTGGAGAAGTTAGGTTTTATGATGAAAAATATAGCAAAGTACGTGATAAAATAGCGTATGTGCCTCAAAGAGGTAGTGTTGACTGGGATTTTCCTACTACTGTGTTTGATGTTGTGGAAATGGGGCGTTACGGGAAAGTTGGATGGTTAAAGAAAGTTAGAAAAATTGATAAGGAAAAGACTAAGGAAGCTATTCACAAAGTGGAAATGGATGAGTTTTCAGACAGGCAGATAAGCCAGTTGTCTGGTGGACAGCAACAAAGGGTATTTTTGGCAAGAGCCTTAGTGCAGGATGCAGAAATATACTTTATGGATGAGCCTTTTCAAGGTGTTGACAGCAAAACTGAAAAATCTATTGTAAATATTCTAAAAAAATTACGGAATGAGAAAAAGACTGTAATCGTTGTTCATCATGATTTACAAACGGTAAAAGATTATTTTGACTATGTGACGTTTATAAATGTTTCTGTTATAGCTTCCGGCCCTGTAGAGGAAATTTTTACTCCTGAAAATATTGAAAAAACATATAAAAGTAAAAAATTAACTCAAGATAATAAAAATTATCTTGAAATCGAAAAGGAGGATTAA
- a CDS encoding metal ABC transporter permease, with protein MNILNLLVSDHTFRTVALGCSLLGMVSGILGCFAVLRKQSLLGDAVSHASLPGVCLAFLFTNVKNTEVLLLGALITGIVCIGLIQLIQNYTKIKFDSALALILSVFFGLGLVLLSYLNKLPGANKSGLNKFIFGQASTFIKRDVNIILITGIVLLIIIILFWKEFKIVSFDSDFAKTLGFPSKKIEILISILIVTTVIIGIQAAGVILISAMLISPAVAARQWTDKLSIMVILAAFFGGISGLLGTLISISESNLPTGPVIVIIISIIVVISILFSNKRGIVFKIIRNQKRKKEFKEKLEKKKTELSSLKINNLERGK; from the coding sequence ATGAATATATTAAATCTTCTTGTTTCTGATCATACTTTTAGGACAGTTGCACTTGGCTGTTCATTACTTGGAATGGTTTCTGGAATACTTGGATGTTTTGCCGTTTTACGAAAGCAAAGTTTATTGGGAGATGCAGTTTCTCATGCTTCACTTCCCGGAGTTTGTTTGGCTTTTTTATTTACAAACGTGAAAAATACAGAAGTTTTGCTGTTGGGTGCTTTGATAACAGGAATTGTATGTATTGGATTGATTCAACTAATTCAAAATTATACAAAAATAAAATTTGATAGTGCTTTGGCATTGATTTTATCGGTATTTTTTGGATTAGGGTTAGTTTTGCTTTCTTATTTGAATAAATTGCCGGGTGCAAATAAATCGGGATTAAATAAATTTATTTTTGGACAAGCATCGACATTTATTAAAAGAGATGTAAATATTATTCTCATTACAGGGATTGTTCTTCTAATTATAATTATTCTTTTCTGGAAGGAATTTAAAATTGTTTCATTTGACTCTGATTTTGCTAAAACATTGGGATTTCCAAGCAAGAAAATCGAAATATTAATTTCCATATTGATTGTAACTACTGTAATAATAGGTATTCAGGCGGCAGGAGTAATATTAATAAGTGCAATGCTTATTTCTCCAGCAGTTGCGGCACGGCAATGGACAGACAAACTTTCAATTATGGTAATTTTGGCAGCTTTTTTTGGTGGAATATCAGGTTTGCTTGGAACTTTGATAAGTATAAGTGAAAGCAATTTGCCAACTGGACCTGTTATCGTTATAATTATAAGTATAATCGTAGTTATCAGTATTCTTTTTTCAAATAAAAGAGGTATTGTATTTAAAATTATAAGAAATCAGAAAAGAAAAAAAGAATTTAAAGAAAAACTTGAAAAGAAAAAAACTGAATTAAGTAGTTTAAAAATAAATAATCTGGAAAGGGGGAAATAA